A genomic window from Martelella lutilitoris includes:
- a CDS encoding peptidoglycan-binding domain-containing protein has protein sequence MDADGGELRGNFVLTPVDDEACIAEPEAIFAALEIGDMLPRVTALEASLNRLGLFLAYPDPVFDAKTREAVVAFQTQYGFAPTGVVDQATDQALNTIVRSTIGGC, from the coding sequence ATGGATGCCGATGGCGGCGAATTGCGCGGCAATTTCGTGCTGACGCCAGTTGACGACGAGGCCTGCATTGCCGAGCCGGAGGCGATCTTCGCCGCGCTTGAGATCGGCGACATGCTGCCGAGGGTGACGGCGCTGGAAGCCTCGCTCAACCGGTTGGGGCTGTTCCTTGCCTATCCGGACCCGGTCTTTGACGCAAAGACGCGGGAAGCGGTGGTCGCCTTCCAGACGCAATACGGCTTTGCCCCGACCGGCGTCGTTGATCAGGCGACCGATCAGGCGCTCAACACGATCGTGCGCTCGACCATCGGCGGCTGCTGA
- a CDS encoding Gfo/Idh/MocA family protein, whose protein sequence is MKYAIVGTGSRHKMFRGAVAETYADRNALVGLCDINEKRLALSANAVPAEGNGVATYRAEDFPQMLSEQKPDTVIVTVPDYLHHDYVVEAMRAGSDVMTEKPMTIDLEKLKAILDAQKETGRKVTVTFNYRYTPARTQLKDILMSGAIGDVTAVSFRWYLDRVHGADYFRRWHRYKDQSGGLLVHKSTHHFDLVNWWLGSSPVSVAAHGTRSFYRAETAEALGLNPRGPRCHSCPSAGSCDFRLDLEADQALKALYLDAEDEDGYLRDRCVFDDDITIEDTMQVQAVYGTGASLNYTLCAYSPWEGLEVKFYGTKGELSHRHVEVHGVFGGKREKAAGSETMTTTLHLAGEQPRELDVWEGEGDHGGADPVMLGYLFDPDAGDDPYGRSSSHIDGAWSILTGIAANRSIETGQTVHIGKFLTEHGIDLPQKEW, encoded by the coding sequence ATGAAATACGCCATTGTCGGAACCGGGTCGCGGCACAAGATGTTTCGCGGCGCCGTTGCCGAAACCTATGCCGATCGCAACGCGCTTGTCGGTCTGTGCGACATCAATGAAAAACGGCTTGCGCTCTCGGCAAACGCCGTGCCGGCCGAAGGCAATGGCGTCGCCACTTATCGGGCGGAGGATTTTCCGCAGATGCTGAGCGAGCAGAAGCCGGATACGGTGATCGTCACCGTGCCGGATTATCTGCACCACGACTATGTCGTCGAGGCGATGCGGGCGGGCAGCGACGTCATGACCGAAAAGCCGATGACGATCGACCTTGAGAAGCTGAAGGCGATCCTCGACGCGCAGAAGGAAACCGGTCGCAAGGTGACGGTCACCTTCAACTACCGCTACACGCCGGCCCGCACGCAGTTGAAGGATATCCTGATGTCCGGCGCGATCGGCGACGTCACCGCCGTCAGCTTCCGCTGGTATCTCGACCGCGTCCACGGCGCCGATTATTTCCGCCGATGGCATCGCTACAAGGATCAGTCCGGCGGCCTGCTGGTGCACAAGTCGACGCATCATTTCGACCTCGTCAACTGGTGGCTCGGCTCCTCGCCGGTTTCGGTCGCCGCCCATGGAACGCGCTCCTTCTACCGGGCGGAAACGGCCGAAGCGCTCGGGCTCAATCCGCGCGGTCCGCGCTGTCACAGCTGTCCAAGCGCCGGAAGCTGCGACTTCCGGCTGGACCTTGAAGCCGACCAGGCGCTGAAGGCGCTCTATCTCGATGCCGAGGACGAGGACGGCTATCTGCGCGACCGCTGCGTCTTCGACGACGATATCACCATCGAGGACACGATGCAGGTGCAGGCGGTCTATGGCACGGGCGCAAGCCTCAACTACACGCTCTGCGCTTATTCGCCCTGGGAAGGGCTGGAAGTGAAGTTCTATGGCACCAAGGGCGAGCTATCGCACCGCCATGTCGAGGTTCACGGCGTTTTCGGCGGCAAGCGGGAGAAGGCGGCAGGCTCGGAAACGATGACGACCACGCTGCATCTGGCGGGCGAACAGCCCCGGGAACTCGACGTCTGGGAAGGCGAGGGCGATCACGGCGGCGCCGATCCGGTGATGCTCGGCTATCTTTTCGACCCCGATGCCGGCGACGACCCCTACGGCCGCTCCTCGTCCCATATCGACGGCGCCTGGTCGATCCTGACGGGCATCGCCGCCAATCGCTCCATCGAGACGGGTCAGACCGTCCATATCGGCAAGTTCCTCACCGAACATGGGATCGACCTGCCGCAGAAAGAATGGTGA
- a CDS encoding glycine zipper domain-containing protein, with product MKRLFFVVALGALTACSATEKGATVGGLSGAAVGTAVSGDVGGAALGGAVGAAAGALIGRANEPGRCYYRDANGERYVAACPK from the coding sequence ATGAAACGACTGTTCTTCGTTGTCGCACTCGGCGCATTGACCGCATGCTCGGCCACCGAGAAGGGGGCAACAGTCGGCGGACTGTCCGGCGCGGCCGTCGGCACCGCCGTATCGGGCGATGTCGGCGGCGCGGCACTTGGCGGCGCCGTGGGCGCTGCCGCCGGCGCACTGATCGGCCGCGCCAATGAACCGGGCCGCTGCTATTACCGCGACGCCAATGGCGAACGCTACGTGGCCGCCTGCCCGAAGTGA
- a CDS encoding BON domain-containing protein → MAGSKMKPHETPREEDYRDYEDRNLDDGWPYSDEENRPGARNAPYGANPANLDRRETPGAQVSEDTAVHTAQRLAPEPDDTTVDDDGLSDAITRLIDEDERFNADLVTVTVRDGVAMVSGEVETEPERLRLETLVLSVKGVRDVENEVVLIGVDSHVPPDFDE, encoded by the coding sequence ATGGCTGGTTCGAAGATGAAGCCGCATGAAACGCCGCGCGAGGAGGATTATCGCGACTATGAGGACCGCAATCTCGATGACGGATGGCCGTATTCGGACGAGGAAAACAGGCCGGGCGCGCGTAATGCGCCCTATGGCGCCAATCCCGCCAATCTGGACCGGCGCGAAACGCCGGGCGCCCAGGTCTCCGAGGATACCGCCGTCCACACCGCCCAGCGTCTGGCGCCTGAGCCGGACGATACGACCGTTGACGATGACGGCCTGTCGGATGCCATCACCCGGCTGATCGATGAAGACGAGCGCTTCAACGCTGATCTTGTCACCGTGACGGTGCGCGACGGGGTGGCGATGGTGAGCGGCGAAGTGGAGACCGAGCCCGAACGACTGCGGCTCGAAACCCTGGTGCTTTCGGTCAAGGGCGTGCGCGATGTGGAGAACGAGGTCGTCCTGATCGGCGTCGACAGCCATGTCCCGCCGGACTTTGACGAATAG
- a CDS encoding PAS domain S-box protein, with product MNRRQTTEVTQQMADRATETDIDRLSAYERLRRLDTAPAAELDALTEAAALVCGTPISLITLLNEDTQWFKANYGLEDVSETDRSISFCTHALQGEQLMEVEDATRDRRFSQNPLVTDGLRIRFYAGVPLQLSDGERVGTLCVVDQKPKTLSAHQKEILGHLARAAAKALEARLLALHERELLGVEAEARSILENSPDAILTMDTAGTIRQWNAAAERLFGYSADAAIGRPLSLIVAPEHLEAQTDLAARLADGAATRNLRTERLHRTGRRVPVSVSLGPVISEDGALTGATEIIRDISEVVKTQRELEAAERRIERLYRATPAMLHSTDPTGTILSVSDRWLDVMKYNREEVIGRKLAEFLTPESARISRTEVLPAFLFDGHCENVRYQMVTRAGQVLDVLLSAILERDSAGNPLRIISTIEDVTQRRRAENALIEERRRLQQIIEATRSGTWEWNVQTGELRLNHLWAEIIGYERDELEPIDMATWAGRLHPDDRATHELELSRHLRGKAEVYDCEARLRHKSGDWVWAVARGRVLTWTEGGMPEWMFGTLSDITRQKHEEGELRQSREFLERTGNLAGVGGWEVDLAQQKIYWSEETCRIHGVETGYSPSMEEAIAYYAPEARAVIEAAVETSIETGAPWDIELPLIRADGKQIWVRTAGSAEFDSNRTPVRLIGAFQDISEQVEQRVELEKLNERMAIATENGRIGVWDANLVTGKTHYSNIWCALIGYRPDEISDSGAEWLKFIHPDDVERARTADVAHIRGDAPYFEEEFRMRHKDGRWIWIMDRGRVVERGEDGAPRRMIGTHTDITARKRAEEERLLMSERMTIATNSGGIGIWEMEIDRRIAHWDALMYRLYGVDISDGNDIGDVWRRAVHPEDRERVERAVFRTVETGEHLDEEYRIILPDGAHRHLHIAANLVRDKTGKPSRVIGAAWDVTARRQMTLDLAEQHELMRVTLNSIGDAVITTDAAGRIRWLNPVAERMTGWSVEEAAGEPSDRIFSILNEETREAAPDPIAACLDRGQVVGLAENTLLVARRGLEYSIEDSAAPIRSSEGEILGAVLVFHDVSEQRRLSREMTYRASHDPLTGLLNRSEFDRRLQRVFETAQEADTSSVLLYIDLDQFKIVNDTCGHTVGDTLLKRVTQLMQECLRKRDTFARLGGDEFAVLLEHCTAEDGRRIAQTICDRMGAFRFVHDDRQFRVGASIGLVPLDRRSTSVSAVLQAADTSCYVAKESGRNRVHVWEESDETLRLRSGETRWAARIERALQEEAFVFYAQAIAPMNQDRPSIRHIELLLRMVDDDGEIVAPGAFLPAAERFSLVTRIDRWVLDKALEQIDASGLAGGRARLCVNLSGQSLGDLAFHKEALDLLDAAGGPICHSLCIEITETAVVTNMEEAAAFLEDLRRRGIAIALDDFGAGSSSFGYLKHFALDYLKIDGQFIRELLSDPLNEATIKCFVEVARVLGLETIAEHVGDAPTCTRLRDYGVDFAQGFFIHEPEPLDDLLQRLDLSLEDASG from the coding sequence GCGCATCAGAAGGAGATTCTGGGCCATCTTGCCCGGGCGGCGGCAAAGGCGCTGGAGGCCCGGCTGCTCGCCCTCCACGAGCGCGAACTGCTGGGCGTGGAGGCCGAGGCGCGCTCCATCCTTGAAAACAGTCCCGACGCGATCCTGACGATGGACACCGCCGGCACGATCCGCCAATGGAACGCGGCGGCCGAGCGCCTGTTCGGCTACAGCGCCGATGCGGCGATCGGTAGACCGCTTTCGCTGATCGTCGCGCCGGAACATCTTGAAGCGCAGACAGATCTGGCGGCCCGGCTCGCTGACGGCGCCGCCACTCGGAATCTGAGAACCGAGCGGCTTCACCGTACCGGCCGCCGGGTCCCCGTCTCCGTATCGCTCGGGCCCGTGATCTCCGAAGACGGCGCCTTGACCGGGGCCACCGAAATCATCCGCGACATCAGCGAGGTCGTTAAAACCCAGCGTGAGCTGGAAGCCGCCGAGAGACGGATCGAACGGCTTTATCGCGCCACGCCTGCCATGCTGCACTCGACCGACCCCACGGGGACGATCCTGAGCGTGAGCGACCGCTGGCTCGACGTGATGAAGTATAACCGGGAGGAAGTGATCGGCCGCAAGCTCGCCGAATTTCTGACGCCGGAATCGGCGCGGATCTCGCGCACCGAGGTCCTGCCCGCCTTCCTGTTCGACGGGCATTGCGAGAATGTGCGTTATCAGATGGTCACGCGCGCGGGCCAGGTTCTCGACGTCCTGCTCTCCGCCATTCTTGAACGCGACAGCGCGGGCAATCCGCTGCGCATCATTTCCACGATCGAGGATGTGACCCAGCGCCGGAGGGCCGAGAATGCGCTGATCGAGGAGCGCAGGCGTCTGCAGCAGATCATCGAGGCAACGCGTTCCGGCACGTGGGAGTGGAACGTCCAGACGGGCGAGCTCCGTCTCAATCACCTCTGGGCCGAGATCATCGGCTACGAACGGGACGAGCTCGAACCGATCGACATGGCGACCTGGGCAGGCCGCCTCCATCCGGACGACCGCGCTACGCATGAACTGGAGCTCTCCCGGCATTTGCGCGGGAAGGCCGAGGTCTACGACTGCGAGGCGCGCCTTCGCCACAAATCCGGCGATTGGGTCTGGGCCGTCGCGCGCGGCCGCGTCCTCACGTGGACGGAGGGCGGCATGCCGGAATGGATGTTCGGCACGCTGAGCGACATAACGCGCCAGAAACATGAGGAAGGGGAACTGCGCCAGAGCCGCGAATTCCTCGAGCGTACCGGCAACCTCGCCGGCGTCGGCGGCTGGGAAGTCGATCTCGCGCAGCAGAAGATCTACTGGTCCGAGGAAACCTGCCGGATCCATGGCGTCGAGACCGGATACAGTCCGAGCATGGAAGAAGCGATCGCCTATTATGCCCCCGAGGCGCGCGCCGTCATCGAAGCCGCCGTCGAAACCAGCATCGAGACGGGCGCGCCGTGGGATATCGAATTGCCGTTGATCCGGGCAGACGGAAAGCAGATCTGGGTGCGTACCGCCGGCTCGGCGGAATTCGACAGCAACCGGACGCCCGTGCGCCTGATCGGCGCGTTTCAGGATATTTCCGAACAGGTCGAGCAACGGGTCGAGCTGGAGAAGCTCAACGAACGGATGGCGATTGCCACCGAGAACGGCCGGATCGGCGTCTGGGACGCCAATCTCGTGACCGGCAAGACGCACTATTCGAATATCTGGTGCGCCCTGATCGGCTATCGACCGGACGAAATATCCGACAGCGGCGCGGAATGGCTGAAATTCATCCATCCCGACGACGTCGAGCGCGCGCGAACGGCCGATGTCGCCCACATCCGCGGCGATGCGCCCTATTTCGAGGAAGAATTCCGCATGCGCCACAAGGACGGGCGCTGGATCTGGATCATGGACCGCGGCCGCGTGGTCGAGCGCGGCGAGGACGGCGCGCCGAGACGGATGATCGGAACCCACACCGACATCACCGCCCGCAAGCGCGCCGAGGAAGAGCGGCTGTTGATGAGCGAGCGGATGACGATCGCAACGAACAGCGGCGGGATTGGCATATGGGAAATGGAGATCGACCGTCGGATCGCCCATTGGGACGCCCTGATGTACCGGCTCTATGGCGTCGACATTTCGGACGGGAACGATATCGGCGACGTCTGGAGGCGCGCCGTGCATCCCGAAGACCGGGAGCGTGTGGAAAGAGCCGTTTTCCGGACCGTCGAGACCGGGGAACATCTCGACGAGGAATACCGCATCATCCTGCCCGACGGCGCGCACCGCCACCTTCACATCGCCGCCAATCTGGTGCGCGACAAGACGGGAAAGCCGAGCCGCGTCATCGGCGCCGCGTGGGATGTCACCGCCAGACGGCAGATGACGCTCGATCTCGCCGAGCAGCACGAGTTGATGCGGGTGACGCTCAATTCCATCGGCGACGCGGTGATCACCACCGATGCGGCGGGAAGAATAAGATGGCTCAACCCCGTGGCCGAGCGGATGACCGGCTGGAGCGTCGAAGAGGCGGCGGGAGAGCCGTCCGATCGCATTTTCTCGATTCTCAACGAGGAAACGCGCGAGGCCGCGCCGGATCCGATTGCCGCCTGCCTGGACCGTGGACAGGTCGTGGGTCTGGCGGAGAATACGCTTCTCGTCGCCCGGCGCGGCCTTGAATACAGCATCGAGGATTCGGCAGCGCCGATCCGCAGCTCCGAGGGCGAGATCCTCGGCGCGGTGCTTGTGTTCCACGATGTCAGCGAACAAAGGCGGCTCTCGCGCGAGATGACCTATCGCGCCAGCCACGATCCGCTGACCGGCCTGCTCAACCGTTCGGAGTTCGATCGCCGGCTGCAGCGGGTATTCGAGACGGCGCAGGAAGCAGACACATCCAGTGTTCTTCTCTATATCGACCTCGACCAGTTCAAGATCGTCAACGATACCTGCGGCCACACGGTCGGCGACACGCTTCTGAAACGGGTCACCCAGTTGATGCAGGAATGCCTGCGCAAGCGCGACACGTTTGCGCGGCTTGGGGGCGACGAGTTTGCCGTGCTGCTCGAACATTGCACCGCGGAGGATGGACGGCGGATCGCCCAGACGATCTGCGACCGGATGGGCGCGTTCCGGTTCGTGCATGACGACAGGCAGTTCAGGGTGGGCGCCAGTATCGGCCTCGTTCCGCTCGACCGGCGATCAACCAGCGTCTCGGCGGTGCTGCAGGCGGCTGACACGTCCTGCTATGTCGCCAAGGAAAGCGGCCGCAACAGGGTTCACGTTTGGGAGGAGAGCGACGAGACGCTCAGGCTGCGCTCCGGAGAGACGCGCTGGGCCGCCCGCATCGAACGGGCATTGCAGGAGGAGGCCTTCGTTTTCTATGCCCAGGCGATTGCGCCGATGAACCAGGACCGGCCCTCCATCCGCCATATCGAACTCTTGCTGCGCATGGTTGATGACGACGGCGAAATTGTTGCTCCCGGCGCGTTCCTGCCGGCAGCCGAGCGTTTCAGCCTCGTCACCCGGATCGATCGGTGGGTGCTCGACAAGGCGCTGGAGCAAATCGACGCGTCGGGCCTTGCCGGCGGTCGGGCGCGGCTGTGCGTCAACCTCTCCGGCCAGTCGCTCGGCGACCTTGCCTTTCACAAGGAGGCGCTCGACCTCCTCGACGCGGCCGGAGGTCCCATCTGCCACAGCCTGTGCATCGAGATCACCGAGACCGCGGTCGTCACCAATATGGAGGAAGCCGCCGCCTTCCTCGAGGATTTGCGCCGGCGCGGGATAGCGATAGCTCTTGACGATTTCGGCGCCGGCTCGTCGTCCTTCGGTTATCTCAAGCATTTCGCGCTCGACTATCTGAAGATCGACGGCCAGTTCATCCGTGAGCTCTTGAGCGACCCGCTGAACGAGGCGACGATCAAGTGCTTCGTCGAGGTCGCCCGCGTGCTGGGGCTCGAGACGATTGCAGAACATGTCGGCGACGCGCCGACCTGCACCCGGCTGAGGGATTACGGCGTCGATTTCGCCCAGGGCTTTTTTATCCACGAGCCGGAACCGCTTGACGATCTCCTGCAAAGACTGGATCTCTCGCTTGAGGACGCATCCGGCTGA
- a CDS encoding DUF4396 domain-containing protein has translation MPEWLHLLAIISLLAGLGSAIIIAVDVFANPQHMWIMNLVWPLVALFGSVAALWAYFRYGRLATRAAHHHAMEHDETPPNMTETPFSVMVGKGAAHCGSGCALGDLVAEWLAFLVPAIAVWFGWQTIFAEKMFAVWILDFIFAFSFGVIFQYFTIKPMRGLTPAQGLVQAVKADFLSLTSWQVGMYGFMAFAQFYLFRHLLGVKLEVPTVEFWFMMQIAMWAGFATAYPVNWWLVSKGIKEKM, from the coding sequence ATGCCCGAATGGCTTCATCTGCTCGCCATCATTTCCCTCCTCGCCGGCCTAGGATCCGCGATCATCATCGCCGTCGACGTTTTCGCAAATCCGCAGCATATGTGGATCATGAATCTGGTCTGGCCCCTTGTCGCGCTGTTCGGCTCGGTTGCGGCGCTGTGGGCCTATTTCCGCTATGGCCGGCTCGCCACCCGCGCAGCCCATCACCACGCCATGGAACACGACGAGACGCCGCCGAACATGACCGAGACGCCGTTTTCCGTCATGGTCGGCAAGGGCGCTGCCCATTGCGGCTCGGGCTGCGCGCTCGGCGACCTTGTGGCGGAATGGCTTGCCTTCCTGGTCCCGGCCATCGCCGTCTGGTTCGGCTGGCAGACGATCTTTGCCGAGAAGATGTTCGCCGTGTGGATCCTCGACTTCATCTTCGCCTTTTCCTTCGGCGTCATCTTCCAGTATTTCACCATCAAGCCGATGCGCGGCCTGACACCCGCCCAGGGCCTCGTTCAGGCGGTCAAGGCCGACTTCCTGTCGCTGACCTCCTGGCAGGTGGGCATGTATGGCTTCATGGCCTTTGCCCAGTTCTACCTGTTCCGCCATCTCCTCGGGGTCAAACTGGAAGTGCCCACGGTCGAATTCTGGTTCATGATGCAGATCGCCATGTGGGCCGGTTTCGCGACGGCCTATCCGGTCAACTGGTGGCTCGTTTCCAAGGGCATCAAGGAGAAGATGTAA